From a region of the Candidatus Gracilibacteria bacterium genome:
- a CDS encoding glycosyltransferase family 2 protein codes for MKLIIQVPCFNEEKTLSSVLSELPTHIDGIDIIETMIIDDGSSDKTIEIANEHKVDYIIKHRGNKGLGNAFRSGVEKALREGADILVNTDGDNQYPGRYIPDLVAPIVNGHSDFVMGNRQTKDIQHFSPMKKFFQWLGSLIVRILSGTKVPDSVSGFRAYSREALLKLNVTSDFSYAVDTLVQAGSKKIKIDYIPMTTNKPTRPSRLFKNIWQHMYKTLSILLRVYAMYHPLRLFVSLASAFFIIGLIGIIRFTYFYITIEGPTGHVQSLIVSGAFLTIATIFFALGIIGDLISKNRRLIEDNLYFTKKVYFDKK; via the coding sequence ATGAAACTTATCATACAAGTCCCATGTTTTAACGAAGAGAAGACGCTTAGTAGTGTTCTCAGCGAATTACCAACTCATATTGATGGGATAGATATCATAGAAACTATGATAATAGATGATGGTTCAAGCGATAAAACTATAGAGATAGCAAATGAACACAAGGTTGATTATATCATCAAACACAGAGGAAATAAAGGACTTGGAAATGCGTTTCGTAGCTGAGTTGAAAAGGCCCTTCGAGAATGAGCAGATATCCTTGTAAATACTGATGGAGATAACCAATATCCAGGGAGGTATATTCCAGATCTTGTTGCTCCAATAGTAAACTGACACTCTGATTTTGTAATGGGAAACAGACAAACCAAAGATATACAACATTTCTCACCCATGAAAAAGTTTTTTCAATGGCTTGGAAGTTTAATAGTACGAATACTCTCAGGAACAAAAGTTCCAGATTCTGTGAGTGGATTTAGAGCCTACTCTCGAGAAGCCCTTCTCAAACTTAATGTAACCAGTGATTTTTCATATGCGGTTGATACTCTCGTACAAGCAGGAAGTAAAAAAATAAAGATTGATTACATACCGATGACGACGAATAAACCAACTCGTCCATCTAGGCTTTTTAAAAACATATGGCAACATATGTACAAAACCCTTTCAATATTACTCAGAGTATATGCGATGTACCACCCACTGAGACTTTTTGTCAGTCTTGCGAGTGCATTTTTTATAATTGGACTTATTGGGATAATCAGATTTACATATTTTTACATTACGATTGAAGGACCAACCGGTCATGTACAGTCTCTCATCGTCTCAGGAGCCTTTCTCACGATTGCTACAATATTTTTTGCACTTGGTATCATCTGAGACCTTATATCTAAAAATAGACGACTTATCGAAGATAATCTCTATTTCACTAAAAAAGTATATTTCGATAAGAAATAA
- a CDS encoding EamA family transporter: protein MIGIFLALVVAFIKSLGELAGKSFTDIKKNDSLDEYTLAWGTRLFSFILLLPFIFFVDFNNLNIEFIGILLASSLINAVTTITALKAVKYGDLSLVSPLTALTIPFLFVTSYFISGELSNIYGAAGVAIIFVGTYFLNIQEIRGGFLAPIRALIENLGARYMLVTAILWSVSSPLDKLGVLQVGAIGWMLLTNAVISLIFVGIMLVMGKSMNPKSMLTKKNILKIGALSILTGAAAFLQMLALKYTLVIYVIALKRASGIFSVFLGYFMYKEKNIVAKFVAAAIMLAGVLVISILGNI from the coding sequence ATGATCTGAATATTTTTAGCTCTCGTTGTAGCATTTATCAAATCACTGTGAGAACTGGCTTGAAAATCATTTACTGATATCAAAAAAAATGACTCACTTGATGAATATACTCTTGCCTGGGGAACCAGGCTTTTTTCATTTATTTTATTATTGCCATTTATATTTTTTGTAGATTTTAACAATCTCAATATTGAGTTTATTGGTATCCTCCTAGCGTCATCACTCATAAATGCAGTTACAACTATCACTGCTCTAAAAGCAGTAAAGTATTGAGACTTATCTCTCGTATCTCCACTTACAGCGCTCACTATTCCATTTTTATTTGTGACTTCTTACTTTATAAGTGGAGAACTTTCAAATATATATGGAGCTGCTTGAGTTGCTATAATATTTGTAGGGACATATTTTCTCAATATTCAGGAAATTAGGTGATGATTTCTCGCCCCCATTCGAGCATTAATAGAAAACCTTTGAGCTCGATATATGCTGGTCACAGCGATACTCTGGAGTGTGAGCTCTCCACTTGATAAGCTCTGAGTCTTGCAAGTAGGTGCCATTTGATGGATGCTCTTAACTAACGCTGTAATATCTCTCATCTTTGTGGGAATTATGCTCGTGATGTGAAAAAGTATGAACCCTAAATCTATGCTCACCAAAAAAAATATTTTAAAAATAGGAGCTTTGAGTATCTTGACCTGAGCTGCAGCATTTCTTCAAATGCTCGCTCTCAAATACACATTGGTTATCTACGTTATAGCGCTGAAAAGAGCGAGTTGAATATTTAGCGTATTTTTAGGATATTTTATGTATAAAGAAAAAAATATAGTCGCTAAATTTGTGGCTGCTGCAATTATGCTTGCCTGAGTCCTAGTTATTAGTATACTTTGAAATATATAA